The DNA window CAGTGAGTGTTACCTGGCAGCGAGCAAAGGATTATTGTATATGGCTAGGGGCGCAGTCAGGGAAAAAAATAGATTTACCGACAGAAGCTCAATGGGAGTATGCTGCACGTTCAGAAGGCAAATATTTACCCTTTGCAACTGATAATGGAAAGATTGAGCGTGGCAGAAATTATCCAACTTATGATGAGTTAGATAAATATACTGGTGGGTTAGGGCTTCCAATTTATCCAGTTGGTAAATATCCACCAAATCCTTTGGGCCTTTATGATATGGGATTAAGTGGAAAAGAATGGACCAATGACTGGTATTCATCAGATTACTATTCACATTCTCCAGTCAAAAATCCTCAGGGGCCAGCAAAAAGAGAAAAGAAAGTTCTACGCGGAGCTGTTGGTGGGGATGACCAATATGCGTTAACGATGTTCAGGCAATCTTCACCACCAAGTCCAAAATCAGAAGATGATCATGATTATGACGATGGTGTTTTTCGTTGTGTGATTAATAAGTAATAACTTTTTCAGTGCTCAGACCTAATTTCAAAATGCACTTCGTTTTCAATTATGATAAAGATGGGATTCTGCCTACCTATGTTTTTCGGTGTGTAGTTAACGACTAGATAAAATGGATTTATGTATGAAATTAACATTCTCTAAAGTTCTTGTTGTTTTTTGTTCATTGCTTTTTTCATTAAATTCTCTTGCGAGTAACCAGTATTATCTTGTTAGAGATATTAAGAATCTCAATCTGTACTTGTGGAACGGTCCAGATGTTAAAGATCGAATGTTAATTGGATACAGTTTATCAGGTGGCATGGATTTTAATGCGACTACCGGGGTTATCTGTGGTGGGGTAGGTGGAGCAAGTCATTATCTATGGGCTGCTGACGTTAAGTCCGGGGTTAAGAGAATACAGTTTCGACCTAGAGATGTGTACTCCAACGTTGCACCCATGAATAATGTTATCATTTCTTCAAGTGATGGCCATTGTATCTTTACTGACGGGAATGGTGTTTATTCTTACAGCATTGACGCCCCTGTATCTAGAATCATGTTTTCCGGGGCAGCAAGCAATGCCTCAGATAAAGCTCACCGAGTTTTCTTTGACGATAAAAATAATGTAACTATTGCTCTTTTTGATAAGCACTTTTCTCTTTTATCAAAGAGCACGAAGGGTAATAAGCTGACAGTGGTCCATTTTCCAGAAAACATAAATTATTCACTTAAATCACTTGGCGACGTTGCCTCTCTTTCTGATAATGGAGACACTTTATACACCAGTGCGTCTGTTGAAGATAATGAGGGGTATGGGTTCTCTGCGATATTGTCAATTAATGTGAGGAGCGGTGTTGTTAATAAAATTATACTGCCGTATTTGAATGGTGTTAAATATAAAGTAAAACAATTTTATATAGTTGATGGTGAGCGTAAAATCGCAATGCTTCTTGAGGGGAGAGCAAAGCCTACATGGTATGTTTACACAGCAAATGCCACATCAGAAAATAACTCTGAAAACAGGAATGATAACTACCAGCAACTTTTTAATAAGTACGATGCAGGATTAGAGACTGTACAATACCCAGCCGGTGATGACTACTTTTATTCCGTGACTACAGATAAGGGAGATTTAATAAAAATAGATCTTTCTGGTGGTTTTAATGTCACCTCCTTTGATGTTAAAGGTGAAATGAATGGTGCGGTTACGGTGTCGCACGGTGATGCTGCTTATCCGTTTGTAGCACCCAAACTATCCAGCCCAAAGAAAGGCAGTGCTGTGAAAGTGCTGGGTGATTATATGGTTTGTAAGGATTTGAATAACGCTCCTGACGAAAAGAACTGTGGCTCGGCAAGAAGTGGCGTTGATGCCATGGTGCATGAAATAAGAACTATCGAATCTCAACAATTTGTGAAGATATCGCCAGAGCAAGATCCGAATCTGGTTTTCTGGACGGTTATTGAAAATGTACAGCCAGTCAATTAATTATTTGTTTTTATAGCAAAAGGAAGAT is part of the Serratia quinivorans genome and encodes:
- the pkn1 gene encoding Serine/threonine-protein kinase pkn1; translation: MKNRNVEKTLLLLVFTIVACDGSSKKSELANKLIDKSIANMVSVNGGGFLMGDFGPLVGEKLPFSIQQDDKVLHKVVLGSFMISKYKVTNADYKIYLEVTGTPSPPVDILAKNSPLLLSDDYSVSVTWQRAKDYCIWLGAQSGKKIDLPTEAQWEYAARSEGKYLPFATDNGKIERGRNYPTYDELDKYTGGLGLPIYPVGKYPPNPLGLYDMGLSGKEWTNDWYSSDYYSHSPVKNPQGPAKREKKVLRGAVGGDDQYALTMFRQSSPPSPKSEDDHDYDDGVFRCVINK